From the Lolium rigidum isolate FL_2022 chromosome 2, APGP_CSIRO_Lrig_0.1, whole genome shotgun sequence genome, one window contains:
- the LOC124690383 gene encoding putative cyclin-F2-1: MMQRAVNPWAFARPPPPGFGFSYARQPVADLPARRRPPPPGFEFSFARQPVADLPARRRPPPPGFEFSYARQLVADLPARRRPPPPGFEFSYARQPVARLRTPPPSIGFFCDQLSVDDVPACVLPPPPGFSRPCNKVLPPSPSEIPVPPKLPKRGAPPPVFTAVSENEKPSTTKRRRVCSDYEDDIEANLRRTERSPEERPRPDYLKTVQQDRVSPSDRARMIDWMDDFVRNHDLVDGTLHHGVAYVDRVLSVRAMRKHTDHELRLLGAVAIFVSAKYEDGHRTLAKLDPDKISWYVGGSATREEVLDMERRMVVALGYQLGGPTAHTFVSRFTKHAQGEEELKIQRMAHRLADESLRNYACLGHLPSVVASSAIFLARSALLNNLPDVPAWSSEMQELTGYDVTNLAGCLHAMRPVPQSLIDL, translated from the coding sequence ATGATGCAGCGCGCCGTGAATCCCTGGGCCTTTGCTCGCCCTCCGCCGCCCGGCTTCGGATTCTCCTACGCTCGGCAGCCCGTCGCCGACTTGCCCGCACGTCGTCGACCTCCGCCCCCCGGCTTCGAATTCTCCTTCGCTCGGCAGCCCGTCGCCGACTTGCCCGCACGTCGTCGACCTCCGCCCCCCGGTTTCGAATTCTCCTACGCTCGGCAGCTCGTCGCCGACTTGCCCGCCCGTCGTCGACCTCCGCCCCCCGGCTTCGAATTCTCCTACGCTCGGCAGCCCGTCGCCCGTCTTCGAACCCCGCCCCCCAGCATCGGATTCTTCTGCGATCAGCTGTCCGTCGACGACGTGCCCGCCTGTGTTCTACCTCCGCCTCCCGGCTTCTCCCGTCCTTGCAACAAGGTGCTCCCGCCATCGCCCAGCGAGATCCCCGTGCCGCCGAAGCTCCCAAAGcgcggggcgccgccgccggtaTTCACAGCCGTCTCCGAGAACGAGAAGCCCTCCACTACGAAGCGCCGGCGGGTGTGCTCTGACTACgaagacgacatcgaagccaacctGCGGCGGACGGAGCGGAGCCCCGAGGAGCGGCCGCGGCCGGACTACCTGAAGACGGTGCAGCAGGACCGGGTGAGCCCGTCGGACCGCGCCCGCATGATCGACTGGATGGACGACTTCGTCCGGAACCACGACCTCGTCGACGGCACGCTCCACCACGGCGTGGCCTACGTCGACCGGGTCCTGTCGGTGCGAGCCATGAGGAAGCATACCGACCACGAGCTCCGCCTCCTGGGCGCCGTGGCCATCTTCGTGTCCGCTAAGTACGAGGACGGCCACCGCACCTTGGCGAAGCTGGACCCCGACAAGATCTCCTGGTACGTCGGCGGGTCCGCCACGAGGGAGGAGGTGCTCGACATGGAACGCCGCATGGTGGTGGCGCTCGGGTACCAGCTCGGCGGCCCCACGGCGCACACCTTCGTCAGCCGCTTCACCAAGCAcgcacaaggagaggaggagctgaAGATCCAGCGAATGGCGCATCGGCTCGCCGACGAGTCCCTGCGCAACTACGCCTGCCTCGGGCACCTGCCATCCGTCGTGGCGTCGTCTGCAATCTTCCTGGCGAGGTCTGCGCTGCTCAACAACCTGCCGGACGTACCGGCGTGGAGCTCGGAGATGCAGGAGCTCACGGGGTACGACGTCACGAACTTGGCCGGATGCCTGCATGCTATGCGCCCAGTGCCCCAGTCGCTCATCGATCTGTGA